The genome window TTGCTTATCGGTGTCCTCGTGAATGGCCATGCCTGCATTACGTGTTATTCTTCAACTTCACCCCCTCCTTTTCTCAATCTATGCTTGCATATCTTTCTACTTTTTGTTTCTTAGATCGAGTTGCAAACGCAAATGTTTATTACATTGCTGGTATACTTGCAACAACTACAGTCAATCGACAATCCTAATGAATCACTCAATGTAATGAAAACAGGCTACTACTATGACTATGTACTAAATTAATTTAGGTAGTTTGTTCCTTCAGATGTGTCGACATTCAAACAGTGTCTCTTTATTTTGTCAGGACCAGGTTACCTCTGattttattatgattaatttttagtGAGAAAATAATCTGATACTCAAGGACGATGGCTCATGTTATGTCGACCTATTCCAAATTTCCTTTCTTGTATAAATAGAGAATTTGAAATTTATGTTTGATGTTGTTCAATATGTACTGCTACAGGGGGCTACTGATAGTAAAGTCTATAACAGAGTTGCTATGAGATGTGCTGGCAATGAGTATAATGATGTgtgatatcatatatatatttagcaaTGGTCATCTCTAGTTCAGCAGGTTACAGTATAAGCTAACCATAATTACATAATGACAGTACAGAGTAACATATTAGGACAGTTGCAGAAGGAGTTGTATTAAATGAGTTGATTTCAAGTAATGTGGCATGCATCAGTTCGTTTCTAAAAGTAATGCTGCCCTACTTGCATAAGGAATGGGAATTTCAGAGGCCTTTAAGAAGCCGAAGATTTAGTTGGCCAACCACTAATTATCTAATTTATTGCCAGGAACCTCCTCTTCCCAATAAGCTTTGCATGATCAAGTGATTTCGGCTGTGCATTTCCATCTTTCACTCAACTCAAGTTCATTATGGGAGACTTGGAACTCCCCCCTAAGATAGATACTGATGTAAATGCAGTTTCAAAAATAAACCAGCCTGAGTCAATCTCAAGCCAAAAAGAGATTGTTTCGTTGGTTGGACTCTTTGCTGCAGCTGATACTAAGGACTATATATTGATGTTCTTTGGAAGTGTTGGATCATGTGTTCATGGTGCTGCGCTTCCTGTCTTCTTCATTTTGTTTGGTCGTATGATTGACTTGCTAGGACATATGTCTTCAGATCCTCATCGATTATCTTTGGAGGTTTCCAAGGTTGGTCTCTTCTCTCTGGACCTGTTGTTTTTCTTATAGATCAGTTCTGTGCCAAGTCTTGCTATCAGTAATCTGCTAGACCTGGTGCACACTCACAACTATTTTTCTTCTTCTATGCAGCATGCTTTGTACCTAGTTTATCTTGGACTAGTAGTGCTTGTATCAGCCTGGATTGGTCAGTTTATTTTTTAGTATTCTCTATTGGCTTTTGTCCACTGTTGCCAATACTAGTAAAGCATCAGCATCCTATTTAATTGTTGTTTCTAGGTGTCGCGTGTTGGACACAAACTGGAGAAAGACAGACAGCTCGTCTGCGGTTCAAGTATCTTCGATCAGTCTTGAGGAAGGATATAACATTTTTTGACACTGAAGCAAGAgataaaaatttagtttttcgCATATCAAGTGACGCCATACTGGTACAGGATGCTATCGGTGACAAGGTTCGTACCCCAACagccttaaaattttaaatttgtgttCACTCATAAACTGTGGTGTACACAATTGGCTACAGAACTTCCTTTACCTATAACTATTTAACCTGGATCATTGCAACAACCGGTCTCAAGTCTATTGTGCACTAATACAGTTTACACtgttgaaatataacataagatccatttggggccttaccttaaggttttagatggactggTTCTCAACACACTCCTCTTGACTTGGCATGCTTATGGTCACACTGGTTGGCGTTTGCCATGTGATATAAACTTACTTGGCacttcctctgttttttaatGCAGATAGGCCACAGCATACGATATCTTTCCCAATTCATGTTAGGATTTATTCTAGGGTTCATATCAGTTTGGAAACTCACTCTTGTCACCTTGGCCGTTGTTCCGCTAATAGCTGTTGCTGGAGGAGGCTATACAGTTATAATGTCTACGTTGTCAGAGAAAAGTGAAGCTGCTTATGCCGAAGCAGGAAAAATTGCAGAAGAGGTGAGTGCTGTCTCTTAAGAGTAGATAGCAGTTGTTCCAGCTAGTTTCATGAGTCATGAATAAATCTATTTCACTTCTTGGATCAGTTTATCTCCCAAGTTCGTACCGTATACTCTTTTGTGGGTGAGGATCAAGCAGTTGAAGCATACTCTAGATCACTTAAAAATGCTCTTAAACTGGGAAAGAAGGGCGGAGTGGCTAAAGGCATTGGTGTGGGTTTTACATATGGCCTTCTGTTTTGTTCTTGGGCATTACTCCTCTGGTACGCCAGTATACTTGTCAGGCATCGAGAAACAAATGGTGGCAATGCATTTACAACAATTATCAATGTCATCTTCAGTGGATTGTAAGTCCTGTAAGGAAGATAGCAAACATgcttattttgaaaaacttgtCATGAATCTTTCACGCGACAgaagtaaaataattatttttgtagTGCTCTTGGTCAGGCTGCTCCAAATCTTGCCGCCATTGCTAAAGGTCGAGCCGCTGCCTCAAACATGATAAGCATGATTGAAGAAGACCTTGACCCTTCAAGAAGATCAGAAAAAGGGATGGTGTTGCCAAAAGTTGATGGACAGATTGAATTTTCTGAGGTCTGTTTCACTTATCCATCTCGGGCTGGAATGGTGTTTGAGAATCTAAGTTTTTCCTTAACTGCTGGGAAAACTTTTGCATTTGTTGGTCCTAGTGGTTCAGGCAAAAGTACTATCATTTCGATGATACAACGTTTCTATGATCCTTGTTCAGGTATCCAAATAAGAAAGTACAAAATTTTATGTCTTGGTCTATGGTTTTACTTAATAAGGCAATAGCTGAATTTcgatattttattttacttttctgACTAGGCAAAATACTGCTAGACAGACATGATCTGAAGGATATCCAGTTGAAATGGTTGAGAGAACAAATGGGTTTGGTTAGTCAAGAACCAACACTTTTTGCCACCACTATAGCTCTCAATATCCTATATGGTAAAGAAGGTGCTGATATGGATAACATAATTGAAGCAGCCAAAGCTGCCAATGCACACTCTTTTATTCAGGGATTGCCTGATGGCTATCAAACTCAGGCAGGTACCCACCAAACTGAGCAGTTTTATTGACAGTCAATTCCTGTTTTTAAATCTTTGACTGACTAGCATTTTGCAATAGGTAGGAGAAGGAGGAACTCAGCTGTCTGGTGGGCAAAAACAAAGAATCGCAATTGCAAGAGCAATGCTTAGGAACCCAAAAATATTGCTTCTTGATGAGGCAACAAGTGCACTAGATGCAGAATCAGAACTCGTAGTTCAGCAGGCACTATACAAAGTTATGTCCGGACGGACAGCCATTATTGTTGCACATAGATTATCTACTATTCGAAGTGTTGATCGGATCCTTGTCCTGAAGAATGGCCAAATAATTGAGCAGGGAAATCACTCGGAGCTAGTGTCTAAAGGTGGAGAATATGCAGCTCTCGTGAGGCTTCAAGTTGCTGACAATCTGAAAGATTCAGTTACAACTGATGAAGTTGAAATATCTGCAGTTTCTGGTTTGAAGGACCTCACTGATAATCATAGCAACAAACACGGGACTAGTTTAATGAAATTGAAGGAGA of Daucus carota subsp. sativus chromosome 3, DH1 v3.0, whole genome shotgun sequence contains these proteins:
- the LOC108210943 gene encoding ABC transporter B family member 13-like gives rise to the protein MGDLELPPKIDTDVNAVSKINQPESISSQKEIVSLVGLFAAADTKDYILMFFGSVGSCVHGAALPVFFILFGRMIDLLGHMSSDPHRLSLEVSKHALYLVYLGLVVLVSAWIGVACWTQTGERQTARLRFKYLRSVLRKDITFFDTEARDKNLVFRISSDAILVQDAIGDKIGHSIRYLSQFMLGFILGFISVWKLTLVTLAVVPLIAVAGGGYTVIMSTLSEKSEAAYAEAGKIAEEFISQVRTVYSFVGEDQAVEAYSRSLKNALKLGKKGGVAKGIGVGFTYGLLFCSWALLLWYASILVRHRETNGGNAFTTIINVIFSGFALGQAAPNLAAIAKGRAAASNMISMIEEDLDPSRRSEKGMVLPKVDGQIEFSEVCFTYPSRAGMVFENLSFSLTAGKTFAFVGPSGSGKSTIISMIQRFYDPCSGKILLDRHDLKDIQLKWLREQMGLVSQEPTLFATTIALNILYGKEGADMDNIIEAAKAANAHSFIQGLPDGYQTQAGEGGTQLSGGQKQRIAIARAMLRNPKILLLDEATSALDAESELVVQQALYKVMSGRTAIIVAHRLSTIRSVDRILVLKNGQIIEQGNHSELVSKGGEYAALVRLQVADNLKDSVTTDEVEISAVSGLKDLTDNHSNKHGTSLMKLKEIQPAEDKLTSPASASTSSVWELVKLNAPEWPYAVLGSVGAILAGMSAPLFAFGITYILTAFYSYDSHHIKQEIEWVSLIFVGGAILCIPVYWLQHYFYTLMGERLTMRVRLLMFTAILSNEVGWFDSDENSTGSLTSKLAANATLVRTSLADRLSTVVQNVALMATAFVIAFTLSWRISSVVIATFPLLVGASIAEQLFLKGFGGDYNRSYSRATAVACEAIANIRTVAAFGAEDQMALQYSSELKEPSKQALLRGHISGFGYGVTQLFAFCSYALGLWYASVLMKDKNSNFGDLIKCFMILIITALSVAETLALAPDIVKGSQALGSVFEILYRKSAINSNSPDSMLLTSIKGDIEFKNVSFKYPARPDITIFDGLNLQVYSGKSLAIVGQSGSGKSTVIQLLMRFYDPSSGTVSIDGVDIKTFNLKSLRLKIGLVQQEPALFSTTIYDNIKYGNKNASEIEIMKAAKAANAHGFISRMPEGYQTQVGEKGVQLSGGQKQRVAIARAILKNPTILLLDEATSALDTASESQVQEALDKLMVGRTTVLVAHRLSTIRDADSIAVLQNGKVVETGTHEQLICSPQSFYTQLVNLQQG